The Ignavibacteriota bacterium genome includes the window CAAGGATCCCTCGAAGGTTGACCGCAGCGCCGCCTATGCGGCGCGGCATCTCGCGAAGAATGTGGTCGCCGCGGGACTCGCCGACGAGTGTACCATACAGGTAAGCTACGCGATCGGCGTCGCCCAGCCCGTCTCGATCAATGTCGACACGCACGGCAGCGTCAGGCAGGGCCTCACCGACGAGCAGATCGCGGATTTTATCCTGCACAACATCGACATGACGCCGACCGGCATCATCAAGCGCCTCAAGCTCCGCCGCCCGATATATCGCAACACCGCCGCCTACGGACATTTCGGACGATCGAATCCGGAATTTACCTGGGAAGGCCTCGATCTCGTGAAAACCTTCAAGAAAATCGGCTGACGTCCGCTGCAACTCCGCACGCGGCTCATTTTTCCACACCACACACTATCCCCCCAACCCATGCCTACACCCAGCAAGAAGAACTACAAAGTCAAGGACATCCGCCTCGCCACGGAAGGCCGCATGAAGATCCAGTGGGCCGAGAGCCGCATGCCCGTTCTCATGGCTCTGCGCGAAAAATACAGCAAGACCAAGCCCCTGAAGGGTTTCCGCATCGCCGGCTGCCTGCACGTCACGAAAGAGACGGCGGTGCTGGTCGAGACACTCTCCGCGGCCGGCGCCGACGTGAGCTGGAGCGGGTGCAATCCATTGTCGACAAACGACGAAGTCGCCGCCGCTCTCGCGGCAAACGGCACCTCCATCTATGCGTGGCACGGCATGAGCGTGAAGGAATTCTACTGGGCCATCGAGCGGACACTCGACTTCAAGCCCAATCTTACGCTCGATGACGGCGCGGATCTCATCTTCACCATTCACAGCAAACATCGCGACCTCATTCCCGCGGTGCTCGGCGGCACCGAGGAAACAACCACCGGCGTGCACCGCCTCCGTTCCATGGCCGCGGCCGGCGAACTCAAGTATCCGATCATCGCCGTGAACGATGCGGAGACCAAGTGGGACTTCGACAACGTCTACGGCACGGGGCAGTCGACTCTCGACGGCATTCTCCGCGCCACGAGCGTGTTGTTCGCAGGCAAAAACGTGGTCGTCGCGGGCTTCGGACATTGCGGCCGCGGTGTTGCCGAGCGCGCGAAGGGACTCGGTGCAAACACCATTGTGACCGAGGTGAAAGCCACAGCCGCGCTGAAGGCGACCCTCGAAGGCCACGAAGTGATGACGATGGACCAGGCCGCGAAGGTCGGCGACATCTTTATCACCGCGACGGGCGTGAAGGACGTGATCCGCGACCGCCACTTCCGTTCGATGAAGGACGGCGCCATCGTGTGCAACACCGGCCACTACGATTGCGAGATCAACATCCCCGAACTCGACGCCGTCGCCAAATCCAAGCGTACCATCCGTACGAACAACGAAGAGTATCTCATGAAAGACGGACGCCGCATCTATCTGCTTGCGCAGGGCCGTCTTGTCAATCTCGCCGCGGCGGAAGGACATCCCTCGGAAGTGATGGACATGTCGTTCGCCAACCAGTTCATGGCACAGCTCCGCATCGCCGAACTCGCGAAGAAGGGCAAGCGCCTCGACGTAGGAGTGCACGACATCCCCGTCGAGCAGGACCAGGAAATCGCAGGCATCAAGCTCCGCACCATGGGCTACCGCATCGACAAGCTCACGGCCGAGCAGCGCGCGTATATGGACGATTACAGCGCGGGTACCTGATCCGGCTTCATTGAATTCCCCAGAAAGCTGTCGCCGACGCCCGCCGTTTGTGACAGCTTTTTTTTATCCCATCCGCACAGCACATTTTACCCCATGGCACACGCAGTTCTTCTTCCTTCGCGCCGCAGCGTCGGCATCAATACAATTTTCTGCATCGGCCGCAACTATGCGCGGCACGCAGCCGAGCTGGGTAACACGACCGAGGAGAGTCCGGTCGTGTTCCTGAAACCCGTATCCTCCGTGATACACGAGGGCAGCGCCATCGTACTGCCCGCCATCTCATCCAACGTGCATCACGAAGCCGAGCTTGTTGTGCTGATCGGCAGAGGCGGCCGACACATCACACGCGAGAATGCCCTGCAGCACGTCGCCGGGTATGCTGTGGGCCTCGATCTCACCGCGCGCGACGTGCAGGACGCCCTCAAGGCGAAAGGACTGCCCTGGACCATCGCAAAGGGTTTTGACACCTCGGCGTGCCTCTCCGATTTCATCGATGCCGCGCAGCTCCCCGATCCGACGGAACTTTCGTTCACCCTGCATGTGAACGGGGTGTTACGGCAGGACGGCAGCACCACGATGATGCTTTTTCCGGTGGAGCACATCATTTCATACCTCAGTTCCATTTTTACGCTCACGGAGGGCGACCTCATTTTCACCGGAACCCCCGAAGGCGTGGCACGCATCGACCCGGGTGATGAACTGGTGGTGGCGTTGAACGGCGGACCCTCGGCCCGCTTCATTGTGTCGAAGGCATGAAGAGGAGGCCGCTGATGCGACTGATGCTTGTTCTCGCCGTTCTTGCCGGCGGGTATGCCGGTCTGCAACTCTCCCGCCCGAGTACTGCCGTTGCTCCTCCGCGTGAAGATGTCGAAGCATGGCGCAAGTCGGTGCGTGTCGAGACCGATTGGAACGACTACATCTGGCCGACGAATGCCGGCACGGTGCGCACATCGTCCTTCGGCGAGTTCCGCTCGAATCACTTCCACGCCGGCATCGATGTGAGTACGGGCAATCAGACCGGCTTCGACGTCTATGCGTCGCGCGCGGGGTGGGTGCATTCCATCACGTTTCAACCGGGCGGATACGGTTGGTTGTTGATTCTGCGACATGCCGACGGCTACTACACCGTGTACGCGCATCTGAAGGGCTTCCCAAAAAAGATCCGTGACGCCTACCGCGCAAAACTCGCGGAATTGGGCCGCAGCTACGGGCTCGCGGAGTTCCGCGCCAACGAGTGTCCCGTCACGAAGAAGGAAGTCGTCGCGTACACGGGCGACACCGGCGCGGGTCCGCCGCACCTGCACTTCGAGGTGCGCGACCGCGACTACAATCCGGTGCACCCGGAACTCGCACAACACATCCGCACTGTCGACAGTATTGCGCCCGAGCTGCGGCAGCTCTGCTTTATGCCGCTCGACGCCTTCTCGACAGTGGAGGGATCAGCGTCACCGCAGACGTTTTCCGTGGTGAAAGGCAGCGACGGAACATTCAAGATATCGCGTCCCGTGCGGATCACCGGGCGCGTGGGAGTGCTGCTCCGCGCGCACGACCGCGCCAACGGGGCGCAGGATTATCCCACACCCTACCTCATCAACACCGCGCTCAACGACACGCCGCATTTTGAGGCGCGCTTCGACCGTATCCAGGAAAAAAACTCCTGGCACATCCGCATCGATCGCGACCATTGGATGATGAAGGAACAGAAGGGGGAGTTCCGCAAATTGTACCGCGAGGAGGGGAGTGATCTTGCGGTGTATTATGCATTCACCGCCGACAACGGCGCCCTTGTTTCGGACAAACTCAAGGCGGGCGACAATGCGCTGCGTATCACCGCCGCCGACATCGCCGGGAACAAGGCCGTGCTCCGCGTACTTGTGCAAGCAGCTCCCGCCATACATCCCCAACCCGTCGCTTCGACACGGCCGGGTACGGTCACTGTGGCGCGTGATTTTCTCTACGGTGAAATCGTCTACACGGTAAAAGCATCGGCGCCGTTCACGAAGGTGCCTGAAGTGACGCTTGCGCAGGGATCCGAGAAGCTGCGCGCGGTTGTGCGGCTTGTGAATCCGACGCAGGCGCGTGCCGTCCTTGCGCCGCCTCCCGCTTTTGGCGGCACCGTTCGTGCGGAGCTGCACGCGGAGGTGGGCGGAAATTCTGAGACATGGTCGGAGGAGTACACCATGTTTCCCGTGTCGAGCGCGCAGGGCGGACGCATCGTGTCACCCGACGGGAAATTCCGCATGCAGTTTGTGAAGGGCGACGTCTATCGATCCCTTATCTGCACAGTCAGCGAGACGCGTGACGAGCAGGGCACGACCTACCATGTGTTTCCCGACGACATGCCACTGGGCGGCAGGCCGCGTGTGAGCATAGAGTGTGGTGACAGCAAGGGCGCGTTCATTAAGGCGCAAAGCCAACACGCCTTCTTGAAATTCGATCGTCAGGACGGCGGCGATCCCGGAGTGGTCAGCGGTGTATTCGGGAGAATGCTCGCGTCGTACAGAGTGAAACGCGACATCGAGGGACCGTCGATTGTGCTGTCGGCTCCCGCACGCGGACGTATCACGGCGCGCATCAGCGACACGAGTTCCGGTGTTGATCCGAATTCTATCGTGCTGAAAATCGGCAACGACATTGTGCCCCTCGAGTATTCCGAAGGACAGAAGTTCTACTTTGTTCCCTCCGACGTCTCGGTCTCGAAACTCAAAGGTCCTGTCACGCTGACGGCCTCTGATCTGCTGGGAAATAAACGGACTGTTGGGGGGTAGATGATAGGTAAGTAGATGGTAGTTGGTAGCTGGTAGATGGGTAGAGCGGATCTTTGCGATACGAAAAGAGGCGACCACACGGCCGCCTCTTGAATGTCTACTACCTACTTATCTACTAACTACCAACTACCATCTACCATCTACCAACTACTCGTCCTACCGGTCATCTCACTGATACAACGGCAGCGCGAAATTGATGAGCAG containing:
- a CDS encoding fumarylacetoacetate hydrolase family protein, coding for MAHAVLLPSRRSVGINTIFCIGRNYARHAAELGNTTEESPVVFLKPVSSVIHEGSAIVLPAISSNVHHEAELVVLIGRGGRHITRENALQHVAGYAVGLDLTARDVQDALKAKGLPWTIAKGFDTSACLSDFIDAAQLPDPTELSFTLHVNGVLRQDGSTTMMLFPVEHIISYLSSIFTLTEGDLIFTGTPEGVARIDPGDELVVALNGGPSARFIVSKA
- a CDS encoding M23 family metallopeptidase, translated to MRLMLVLAVLAGGYAGLQLSRPSTAVAPPREDVEAWRKSVRVETDWNDYIWPTNAGTVRTSSFGEFRSNHFHAGIDVSTGNQTGFDVYASRAGWVHSITFQPGGYGWLLILRHADGYYTVYAHLKGFPKKIRDAYRAKLAELGRSYGLAEFRANECPVTKKEVVAYTGDTGAGPPHLHFEVRDRDYNPVHPELAQHIRTVDSIAPELRQLCFMPLDAFSTVEGSASPQTFSVVKGSDGTFKISRPVRITGRVGVLLRAHDRANGAQDYPTPYLINTALNDTPHFEARFDRIQEKNSWHIRIDRDHWMMKEQKGEFRKLYREEGSDLAVYYAFTADNGALVSDKLKAGDNALRITAADIAGNKAVLRVLVQAAPAIHPQPVASTRPGTVTVARDFLYGEIVYTVKASAPFTKVPEVTLAQGSEKLRAVVRLVNPTQARAVLAPPPAFGGTVRAELHAEVGGNSETWSEEYTMFPVSSAQGGRIVSPDGKFRMQFVKGDVYRSLICTVSETRDEQGTTYHVFPDDMPLGGRPRVSIECGDSKGAFIKAQSQHAFLKFDRQDGGDPGVVSGVFGRMLASYRVKRDIEGPSIVLSAPARGRITARISDTSSGVDPNSIVLKIGNDIVPLEYSEGQKFYFVPSDVSVSKLKGPVTLTASDLLGNKRTVGG
- a CDS encoding adenosylhomocysteinase; amino-acid sequence: MPTPSKKNYKVKDIRLATEGRMKIQWAESRMPVLMALREKYSKTKPLKGFRIAGCLHVTKETAVLVETLSAAGADVSWSGCNPLSTNDEVAAALAANGTSIYAWHGMSVKEFYWAIERTLDFKPNLTLDDGADLIFTIHSKHRDLIPAVLGGTEETTTGVHRLRSMAAAGELKYPIIAVNDAETKWDFDNVYGTGQSTLDGILRATSVLFAGKNVVVAGFGHCGRGVAERAKGLGANTIVTEVKATAALKATLEGHEVMTMDQAAKVGDIFITATGVKDVIRDRHFRSMKDGAIVCNTGHYDCEINIPELDAVAKSKRTIRTNNEEYLMKDGRRIYLLAQGRLVNLAAAEGHPSEVMDMSFANQFMAQLRIAELAKKGKRLDVGVHDIPVEQDQEIAGIKLRTMGYRIDKLTAEQRAYMDDYSAGT